One Sandaracinaceae bacterium DNA segment encodes these proteins:
- a CDS encoding site-2 protease family protein, protein MKHHVRLFGVPVRVDPTFLILIAVFGYLFFLSGDDPDGAEMFVLWIPLVTGAVLAHELGHAFAGRAFGLTPFILLHGMGGLTVFGARQHRELSHGRRILISLAGPFAGFAVGAVAFFAERYGGFVPETIAQRTLNIAWLITLIWGLVNLVPILPLDGGHVVATALERFFGFRGRRYARVLSILIALSLSAVCLALWEEWFWAALGAILAVQNYRAYRIEKRWEEADPLADVLERGYEALAAENLALARKVADAAKERAVTDGAKARIAHLEAWTALMSNEPVEARRQLERAAPSGQRDAYLEGRVLLATGDASAALEPLTEALEDRSEDEVADALVEAIRVTGNLEPLRALLRVDARIERAGVEPLRRVASGLSDAQAGEILDRLFDYGGDPLDAYAAACRRAADEPERAFTALRSALDAGLDPARLESDDLAGLDPTRLRSLRALVASAEE, encoded by the coding sequence ATGAAGCACCACGTCCGGCTCTTCGGCGTCCCGGTCCGCGTCGATCCGACCTTCCTCATCCTGATCGCGGTCTTCGGCTACCTCTTCTTCCTGAGCGGCGACGACCCGGACGGGGCCGAGATGTTCGTGCTCTGGATCCCGCTCGTGACGGGCGCGGTGCTGGCGCACGAGCTGGGCCACGCGTTCGCCGGCCGCGCGTTCGGGCTGACGCCCTTCATCCTCCTGCACGGCATGGGCGGGCTGACCGTCTTCGGCGCGCGGCAGCACCGCGAGCTGAGCCACGGCCGGCGCATCCTCATCTCCCTCGCCGGCCCCTTCGCTGGCTTCGCGGTGGGCGCGGTCGCGTTCTTCGCCGAGCGCTACGGCGGCTTCGTGCCCGAGACGATCGCGCAGCGCACGCTCAACATCGCGTGGCTCATCACGCTCATCTGGGGCCTGGTCAACCTGGTCCCCATCCTCCCGCTCGACGGCGGGCACGTGGTGGCGACGGCGCTCGAGCGCTTCTTCGGCTTCCGCGGCCGCCGCTACGCGCGGGTGCTCTCGATCCTGATCGCGCTCTCCCTGTCGGCCGTCTGCCTCGCGCTGTGGGAGGAGTGGTTCTGGGCCGCGCTCGGCGCGATCCTCGCGGTGCAGAACTACCGCGCCTACCGCATCGAGAAGCGCTGGGAGGAGGCGGACCCGCTCGCGGACGTGCTCGAGCGCGGCTACGAGGCGCTCGCGGCGGAGAACCTCGCCCTGGCCCGCAAGGTCGCGGACGCGGCGAAGGAGCGCGCGGTCACCGACGGCGCGAAGGCGCGCATCGCGCACCTCGAGGCGTGGACGGCGCTCATGTCGAACGAGCCGGTGGAGGCGCGACGGCAGCTCGAGCGCGCCGCGCCGTCCGGGCAGCGCGACGCGTACCTCGAGGGCCGGGTGCTGCTCGCCACGGGTGACGCGAGCGCCGCCCTCGAGCCGCTCACCGAGGCGCTCGAGGACCGGAGCGAGGACGAGGTCGCCGACGCGCTGGTCGAGGCGATCCGTGTGACCGGCAACCTCGAGCCGCTGCGCGCGCTCCTCCGCGTCGACGCCCGCATCGAGCGCGCCGGGGTCGAGCCCCTGCGTCGCGTCGCGTCGGGGCTGTCGGACGCGCAGGCGGGGGAGATCCTCGACCGCCTCTTCGACTACGGGGGCGATCCCCTCGACGCCTACGCGGCCGCGTGCCGTCGCGCCGCCGACGAGCCGGAGCGCGCCTTCACCGCCCTTCGCTCCGCCCTCGACGCGGGGCTCGACCCGGCGCGGCTCGAGTCCGACGACCTGGCCGGCCTCGACCCCACGCGGCTCCGCTCCCTGCGCGCCCTCGTCGCCTCCGCCGAGGAGTGA
- a CDS encoding 2-hydroxychromene-2-carboxylate isomerase: MRVDCWFDYSSPFAYLGTTQVERVAGAEGAEVRWRPFLLGALFKSIGTPLVPIAAFNEAKRRHQMLDLSRWAEVYGVPLVFNSAFPVRTVDALRLTLAAPVASRGPLVHRIMRATWVDDEDPADRAVLARCLADVGLEASLLERVSDPEIKDALKAATAEAEATGCPGAPCFVVGEHVYWGQDRLDFVARALRGAPPAASETR; encoded by the coding sequence GTGCGCGTCGACTGCTGGTTCGATTACTCCTCGCCCTTCGCCTACCTCGGCACGACGCAGGTCGAGCGCGTCGCGGGCGCCGAGGGGGCAGAGGTTCGCTGGCGGCCGTTCCTGCTCGGCGCGCTCTTCAAGTCCATCGGCACGCCGCTGGTGCCCATCGCGGCGTTCAACGAGGCCAAGCGGCGCCACCAGATGCTCGACCTCTCGCGCTGGGCCGAGGTGTACGGCGTGCCCCTGGTCTTCAACTCCGCGTTCCCGGTCCGCACCGTCGACGCGCTCCGGCTCACGCTCGCCGCGCCCGTGGCCTCCCGCGGGCCGCTCGTGCATCGGATCATGCGCGCGACCTGGGTCGACGACGAGGACCCAGCCGACCGCGCGGTGCTCGCGCGCTGCCTCGCCGACGTGGGGCTCGAGGCCTCGCTGCTCGAGCGGGTGAGCGACCCGGAGATCAAGGACGCGCTGAAGGCGGCCACCGCGGAGGCCGAGGCGACGGGCTGCCCGGGCGCGCCGTGCTTCGTGGTCGGCGAGCACGTCTACTGGGGCCAGGACCGCCTGGACTTCGTGGCGCGCGCCCTGCGCGGGGCGCCGCCCGCCGCGTCGGAGACGCGATGA
- the boxC gene encoding 2,3-epoxybenzoyl-CoA dihydrolase, which produces MQISFDTHPDRYKHWTLKVDGERADLMMDVQPRGGLRDDYELKLNSYDLGVDIELADAIQRLRFEHPDVKVLVVTSGQQRVFCAGANIPMLGSSTHAFKVNFCKYTNETRLYLEDASAKSGIKTIAALNGTCAGGGYELAMACDHLLLIDDGASAVSLPEVPLLAVLPGTGGLTRLVDKRKVRRDRADVFCTTSEGIRGKRAVQWNLVDEIAPRSKFDEAIDAAAKKLAGTVDVKKGPGITLDPVIAEVGEDGTLSYRYVTLAIDADTRTAKLTIRTPDEAQPKSADEIQAAGAAQWSLRAFRELDDALLQLRVNHLDVGLVVVRAEGDLQTVLDIDRVLHESREHWLAGEILALQARVLRRMDVTSKSFFALVDEGTAFGGSLLELALASDRIYMLEDDDEKVAMAISPLNGGAFPMTHGQSRLQARFLDDPEAVARVMEHVGETIPTTDADELGLVTVAADDIDWEDDVRIALEERVSMSPDALTGMEASLRFPGAETADAKIFARLSAWQNWIFQRPNAVGPEGALTKYGQPDRPTFQWTRC; this is translated from the coding sequence ATGCAGATTTCGTTCGACACCCACCCGGACCGCTACAAGCACTGGACCCTGAAGGTCGACGGCGAGCGGGCCGACCTGATGATGGACGTGCAGCCCCGCGGCGGCCTGCGCGACGACTACGAGCTGAAGCTGAACAGCTACGACCTGGGTGTCGACATCGAGCTGGCCGACGCGATCCAGCGGCTGCGCTTCGAGCACCCGGACGTGAAGGTCCTCGTGGTCACGAGCGGCCAGCAGCGCGTCTTCTGCGCGGGCGCGAACATCCCGATGCTCGGCTCGAGCACGCACGCGTTCAAGGTCAACTTCTGCAAGTACACGAACGAGACGCGCCTGTACCTCGAGGACGCGAGCGCCAAGAGCGGCATCAAGACCATCGCGGCGCTCAACGGGACCTGCGCGGGCGGCGGCTACGAGCTCGCCATGGCGTGCGATCACCTGCTCCTCATCGACGACGGCGCGAGCGCGGTCAGCCTCCCCGAGGTGCCGCTGCTGGCCGTGCTCCCGGGCACGGGCGGGCTGACCCGGCTGGTCGACAAGCGCAAGGTGCGCCGCGACCGCGCGGACGTCTTCTGCACCACCAGCGAAGGCATCCGCGGCAAGCGCGCCGTGCAGTGGAACCTCGTCGACGAGATCGCGCCCCGTAGCAAGTTCGACGAGGCGATCGACGCGGCCGCGAAGAAGCTCGCGGGCACGGTCGACGTGAAGAAGGGCCCGGGCATCACGCTCGACCCGGTGATCGCCGAGGTCGGCGAGGACGGCACGCTGTCCTACCGCTACGTCACGCTCGCCATCGACGCCGACACGCGCACGGCCAAGCTGACGATCCGCACGCCCGACGAGGCGCAGCCGAAGAGCGCGGACGAGATCCAGGCCGCGGGCGCCGCGCAGTGGTCGCTCCGCGCCTTCCGCGAGCTCGACGACGCGCTGCTCCAGCTCCGGGTCAACCACCTCGACGTCGGCCTCGTGGTCGTGCGCGCCGAGGGCGACCTGCAGACCGTGCTCGACATCGACCGCGTCCTGCACGAGAGCCGCGAGCACTGGCTCGCGGGCGAGATCCTCGCGCTCCAGGCCCGCGTGCTCCGCCGCATGGACGTCACGAGCAAGAGCTTCTTCGCGCTCGTCGACGAGGGCACCGCGTTCGGCGGCAGCCTGCTCGAGCTCGCGCTCGCCAGCGACCGCATCTACATGCTCGAGGACGACGACGAGAAGGTCGCGATGGCCATCAGCCCGCTCAACGGCGGCGCCTTCCCGATGACCCACGGCCAGTCACGGCTGCAGGCCCGCTTCCTCGACGACCCCGAGGCGGTCGCGCGCGTGATGGAGCACGTGGGCGAGACCATCCCCACCACCGACGCCGACGAGCTCGGCCTCGTCACCGTCGCCGCGGACGACATCGACTGGGAAGACGACGTGCGCATCGCGCTGGAGGAGCGCGTGAGCATGAGCCCCGACGCGCTGACCGGCATGGAGGCGAGCCTGCGCTTCCCCGGCGCGGAGACCGCGGACGCGAAGATCTTCGCCCGCCTCAGCGCCTGGCAGAACTGGATCTTCCAGCGCCCCAACGCCGTCGGCCCCGAGGGCGCGCTCACCAAGTATGGCCAGCCCGACCGCCCCACGTTCCAGTGGACCCGCTGCTGA
- the boxB gene encoding benzoyl-CoA 2,3-epoxidase subunit BoxB codes for MSLTDSIPNNVDLGSDRKLMRALEKWQPNFIQWWMDMGPDGFQQDEIYLRTAIDVDPKGWATYDYVKMPDYRWGIFLTPRKGERHINFGDNVGQKAWEEVPGELRGILRRIIVTQADTEPASVEQQRQLGKTAPSLYDLRNLFQVNVEEGRHLWAMVHLLHQYFGRDGREEAEALLERRSGDADKPRILQTFNETTDEWLSFFCFTMFTDRDGKYQLASLSESGFDPLARATQFMLTEESFHLFCGETGIERIVQRGAELTKLDPNGDARAQGGIDLPTIQKWINYWFSSAVELFGGEISSNAADYFATGLKGRYREQTKYEDHGALNEIYEMVVPKDGALTTEEVPLRNALNEVLRDEYVADCERAVRKWNHVIKKQGVDFTLSLPNRRFNRSMGIYAGMTFDLEGKPISDADFEAQRDAWLPTQSDRDYVRSLMQPIYEPGKIANWIAPPKKGVNGQPIDLEYVKFNR; via the coding sequence ATGTCGCTCACCGATTCCATTCCGAACAACGTCGACCTCGGGTCGGACCGCAAGCTCATGCGGGCCCTCGAGAAGTGGCAGCCCAACTTCATCCAGTGGTGGATGGACATGGGCCCCGACGGCTTCCAGCAGGACGAGATCTACCTGCGGACGGCCATCGACGTCGATCCGAAGGGATGGGCGACCTACGACTACGTGAAGATGCCCGACTACCGGTGGGGGATCTTCCTGACCCCGCGCAAGGGTGAGCGGCACATCAACTTCGGCGACAACGTCGGGCAGAAGGCGTGGGAAGAGGTCCCCGGCGAGCTCCGCGGGATCCTGCGGCGCATCATCGTGACCCAGGCGGACACCGAGCCGGCCTCGGTCGAGCAGCAGCGGCAGCTCGGCAAGACCGCGCCGTCCCTCTACGACCTGCGCAACCTCTTCCAGGTCAACGTCGAGGAGGGCCGTCACCTCTGGGCGATGGTGCACCTGCTGCACCAGTACTTCGGCCGAGACGGACGCGAAGAGGCCGAGGCGCTCCTCGAGCGGCGCAGCGGCGACGCGGACAAGCCGCGCATCCTGCAGACGTTCAACGAGACCACCGACGAGTGGCTCTCGTTCTTCTGCTTCACGATGTTCACCGACCGCGACGGCAAGTATCAGCTCGCCTCGCTCAGCGAGTCCGGCTTCGACCCGCTCGCGCGCGCCACGCAGTTCATGCTCACCGAGGAGAGCTTCCACCTCTTCTGCGGGGAGACCGGCATCGAGCGCATCGTGCAGCGCGGGGCCGAGCTGACCAAGCTGGACCCGAACGGCGACGCGCGCGCCCAGGGCGGCATCGATCTGCCGACCATCCAGAAGTGGATCAACTACTGGTTCTCGAGCGCGGTCGAGCTCTTCGGCGGCGAGATCAGCAGCAACGCCGCGGACTACTTCGCGACCGGGCTCAAGGGCCGCTACCGCGAGCAGACCAAGTACGAAGACCACGGCGCACTCAACGAGATCTACGAGATGGTCGTCCCGAAGGACGGCGCGCTGACCACCGAGGAGGTCCCGCTCCGCAACGCGCTCAACGAGGTGCTCCGCGACGAGTACGTCGCCGACTGCGAGCGCGCGGTCCGGAAGTGGAACCACGTCATCAAGAAGCAGGGCGTCGACTTCACGCTCTCGCTGCCCAACCGCCGCTTCAACCGGTCGATGGGCATCTACGCGGGCATGACCTTCGACCTCGAGGGCAAGCCGATCTCGGACGCCGACTTCGAGGCGCAGCGCGACGCGTGGCTCCCGACCCAGTCCGACCGCGACTACGTGCGCTCGCTGATGCAGCCGATCTACGAGCCGGGCAAGATCGCCAACTGGATCGCGCCGCCCAAGAAGGGCGTCAACGGCCAGCCGATCGACCTCGAGTACGTCAAGTTCAATCGCTGA
- a CDS encoding kelch repeat-containing protein yields the protein MRWPWLTLLLAACGADPVAVEDARVPAPDAALPDAAQPDAAPADASRPDAGASPWREDPALPVAIQEIAVEAHDGRIHVAGGIVEGAVVDTLHVFDPGAGVWSEGPALPAPRHHMSLVSHAGDLYALGGMETLSFAPLDTAWVLRAGADAWTEIAPLPVDRGAAAADAVGDVIVMVGGNESRGGLAQRTLVYDPARDAWSFGAPIPTEREHLAAVTVGAELFVLAGRRNSLSTNRTELEIYDPTADTWRSGPALPTARGGFDAALLDGVLYAVGGEQPDRALDSVDAFDVAAGTWSAAPPVPTPRHGHGVVALDGRIWVVGGADEPIFAAVDALESYAP from the coding sequence ATGCGATGGCCGTGGCTCACCCTCCTCCTCGCCGCGTGCGGCGCCGATCCCGTGGCGGTCGAAGACGCGCGGGTCCCTGCGCCCGACGCCGCGCTGCCCGACGCCGCGCAGCCCGACGCCGCGCCGGCCGACGCCAGCCGCCCGGACGCGGGCGCCTCGCCGTGGAGGGAAGACCCCGCGCTGCCCGTCGCGATCCAGGAGATCGCGGTCGAGGCGCACGATGGACGCATCCACGTCGCGGGCGGCATCGTGGAGGGCGCGGTGGTGGACACCCTGCACGTCTTCGATCCGGGCGCGGGGGTCTGGAGCGAGGGGCCGGCGCTGCCCGCTCCGCGGCACCACATGTCGCTCGTCAGCCACGCGGGCGATCTCTACGCGCTCGGCGGGATGGAGACGCTCTCCTTCGCCCCGCTCGACACCGCCTGGGTCCTGCGCGCGGGCGCCGACGCGTGGACGGAGATCGCGCCCCTGCCCGTCGATCGCGGCGCGGCGGCGGCGGACGCGGTGGGCGACGTGATCGTGATGGTCGGAGGCAACGAGAGCCGCGGCGGGCTCGCGCAGCGCACGCTCGTCTACGACCCGGCGCGGGACGCTTGGAGCTTCGGCGCGCCCATCCCGACCGAGCGCGAGCACCTCGCCGCGGTCACCGTCGGGGCGGAGCTGTTCGTGCTGGCCGGCCGCCGCAACTCGCTCTCGACCAACCGGACGGAGCTCGAGATCTACGACCCGACGGCGGACACGTGGCGCTCCGGCCCGGCGCTCCCGACGGCGCGCGGGGGCTTCGACGCGGCGCTGCTCGACGGCGTGCTCTACGCGGTGGGCGGCGAGCAGCCCGATCGCGCGCTCGACTCGGTGGACGCGTTCGACGTCGCGGCCGGCACCTGGAGCGCGGCGCCCCCCGTGCCGACGCCGCGCCACGGCCACGGGGTCGTGGCCCTGGACGGTCGGATCTGGGTGGTCGGCGGCGCCGACGAGCCGATCTTCGCGGCCGTCGACGCGCTCGAGTCCTATGCGCCCTGA
- a CDS encoding C-type lectin domain-containing protein, which yields MRRVLLVVPLVVGAGLLPGCFLDRAGFGSAREDGGAVDGRVPPRDARVEDARVEEDTGVSARDGGRCDPAAPDLCNGFDDDCDPSSADGADEPGIGEPCDDARDADLCADGTQACIGGFLVCDGDDGDQPDEVELCNGLDDDCDPSTPDGSAEVTLGGSCDDDDPDLCPDGTWSCADGALSCVGGGTSPMELCNGVDDDCDPSTPDGSEDPGVGAACDDADADLCAEGALACVDGALACVGDDGDQPDEVELCNGLDDDCDPGTPDGMGDPSLGRPCDGGDSDRCEEGMWICDSGSMRCTDGSGDSIESCNGLDDDCDGSVDEGAGCPCTHRVNPNDGHGFIFCGGWGDQRSWTDARDWCRGGGRGYELARVDSRVEMRWIDQQLDDIAGNRRWWIGANDRVAEGTYAWTDGSSATYTNWRSGEPNNAGDEDCVHVDPQSDGRDTRGGWNDADCGLSDRFVCEAGP from the coding sequence ATGCGACGCGTGCTGCTCGTCGTCCCGCTCGTCGTGGGCGCCGGCCTCTTGCCCGGCTGCTTCCTCGACCGCGCCGGCTTCGGCTCCGCCCGCGAGGACGGTGGCGCGGTGGATGGGCGCGTCCCCCCGAGGGACGCCCGCGTGGAGGACGCCCGCGTGGAAGAGGACACGGGCGTGTCGGCTCGCGACGGCGGACGCTGCGACCCGGCGGCGCCCGATCTGTGCAACGGCTTCGACGACGACTGTGACCCGAGCAGCGCCGACGGCGCGGACGAGCCCGGCATCGGCGAGCCCTGCGACGACGCCCGCGACGCGGATCTCTGCGCCGACGGGACGCAGGCCTGCATCGGCGGCTTCCTCGTCTGCGATGGGGACGACGGCGATCAGCCGGACGAGGTCGAGCTCTGCAACGGCCTCGACGACGACTGCGACCCCAGCACACCCGACGGCTCGGCGGAGGTCACGCTCGGCGGCTCCTGTGACGACGACGACCCGGATCTCTGCCCCGACGGCACCTGGAGCTGCGCGGACGGAGCGCTCTCGTGCGTGGGCGGGGGCACGTCTCCGATGGAGCTCTGCAACGGCGTCGACGACGACTGCGACCCGAGCACGCCGGACGGCAGCGAGGACCCGGGCGTGGGCGCGGCCTGCGACGACGCGGACGCCGATCTCTGCGCCGAGGGAGCGCTCGCCTGCGTCGACGGCGCGCTGGCCTGCGTGGGCGACGACGGCGACCAGCCGGACGAGGTCGAGCTCTGCAACGGCCTCGACGACGACTGCGACCCGGGCACGCCCGACGGGATGGGCGACCCCTCGTTGGGGCGCCCGTGCGACGGCGGCGACTCCGACCGCTGTGAAGAGGGCATGTGGATCTGCGATAGTGGCTCCATGCGATGCACCGACGGCAGCGGCGACTCCATCGAGAGCTGCAACGGCCTCGACGACGACTGCGACGGGAGCGTGGACGAAGGCGCGGGCTGCCCCTGCACGCACCGCGTGAACCCGAACGATGGACACGGCTTCATCTTCTGCGGCGGGTGGGGAGATCAACGCAGCTGGACGGACGCGCGCGACTGGTGCCGCGGCGGCGGACGCGGATACGAGCTGGCGCGCGTGGACAGCCGGGTCGAGATGCGCTGGATCGACCAGCAGCTCGACGACATCGCCGGCAACCGCCGCTGGTGGATCGGCGCGAACGACCGAGTCGCCGAGGGCACCTACGCGTGGACCGACGGCTCGAGCGCCACCTACACGAACTGGCGCAGCGGCGAGCCCAACAACGCCGGCGACGAGGACTGCGTGCACGTCGACCCCCAGAGCGACGGCCGCGACACCCGCGGCGGCTGGAACGACGCCGACTGCGGCCTGAGCGATCGATTCGTGTGCGAGGCGGGACCGTGA
- a CDS encoding M14 family metallopeptidase produces the protein MSAAHPDLEPLAVGFRERYLHYDELTEQLKSWADAFPDLVRLESIGKSREGRELWLLTVGPDPDQVRPAIWIDGNMHAGELAGSSVALAIAEEALALHLSPLDPDPLPGAVRRAAQQVLFHVLPRMSPDGAEAVLDTGRFVRSVPRDERPDRNRPRWVAADVDGDGEALAMRQLDPTGEWVAHPEHPDVMVARTVEDEGPFYKVYPEGHVEHWDGHTIPDADFLGDNHPDLNRNFPWEWRGEHGQQGAGSHPGSEPEAAAVIEQAARRPNLFAWLNLHTFGGVLIRPPGNQPDGEMNQRDLAFYRQVEHWAEELTGYPMVSGYDEFLYRPNEVVRGALAEWAYAERGCLAWVTELWDIFARLEMERPKRFVDYYARMTRRDIGRLAEWDRAENAGRIFHAWRPFRHPQLGQVELGGLDGRVGLQNPSYEALPGICERHAQHLLRVAAMAPRVVVADIQHERVGDATVLTAVIENRGYLPTHGVHAAKDHPFAEPLWADVICEDGLTLAHDDEAHREVGHLEGWGRGRFDSSQAIFFQRSEGSVSRRKLRWTLHGSGALTLVIGGCRTGWIEQRVTIGEAAT, from the coding sequence GTGAGCGCCGCGCACCCCGACCTCGAGCCGCTCGCGGTGGGATTTCGCGAGCGCTACCTGCACTACGACGAGCTGACCGAGCAGCTGAAGTCGTGGGCCGATGCCTTCCCGGACCTCGTGCGGCTCGAGTCGATCGGCAAGAGCCGTGAGGGCCGAGAGCTCTGGCTGCTGACCGTCGGCCCCGACCCGGATCAAGTGCGACCCGCCATCTGGATCGACGGCAACATGCACGCGGGGGAGCTGGCCGGCTCGAGCGTCGCGCTCGCCATCGCCGAGGAGGCGCTCGCGCTCCACCTGTCCCCGCTCGACCCCGACCCGCTCCCGGGCGCGGTGCGCCGCGCGGCCCAGCAGGTGCTCTTCCACGTCCTGCCGCGAATGAGCCCCGACGGCGCCGAGGCGGTGCTGGACACGGGCCGCTTCGTGCGGAGCGTGCCGCGCGACGAGCGCCCGGACCGCAACCGCCCGCGCTGGGTCGCGGCCGACGTCGACGGCGACGGCGAAGCCCTGGCCATGCGTCAGCTCGACCCGACGGGGGAGTGGGTGGCCCACCCCGAGCACCCCGACGTGATGGTGGCGCGCACGGTCGAAGACGAGGGCCCGTTCTACAAGGTCTACCCCGAGGGGCACGTCGAGCACTGGGACGGGCACACCATCCCCGACGCGGACTTCCTCGGGGACAACCACCCCGACCTGAACCGCAACTTCCCCTGGGAGTGGAGAGGCGAGCACGGTCAGCAGGGCGCGGGCTCCCACCCGGGGAGCGAGCCGGAGGCGGCGGCGGTGATCGAGCAGGCCGCGCGCCGCCCCAACCTCTTCGCGTGGCTGAACCTGCACACCTTCGGGGGCGTGCTCATCCGGCCGCCCGGCAACCAGCCCGACGGGGAGATGAACCAGCGGGACCTGGCCTTCTATCGGCAGGTCGAGCACTGGGCGGAGGAGCTGACCGGCTACCCGATGGTCAGCGGCTACGACGAGTTCCTCTACCGGCCCAACGAGGTCGTGCGCGGCGCGCTCGCGGAGTGGGCGTACGCGGAGCGCGGCTGCCTTGCGTGGGTCACGGAGCTCTGGGACATCTTCGCGCGGCTCGAGATGGAGCGGCCCAAGCGCTTCGTCGACTACTACGCGCGCATGACCCGCCGCGACATCGGGCGGCTCGCGGAGTGGGATCGGGCAGAGAACGCGGGACGGATCTTCCACGCCTGGCGTCCCTTCCGGCACCCGCAGCTCGGGCAGGTGGAGCTCGGCGGGCTCGACGGGCGCGTCGGCCTGCAGAATCCCTCCTACGAGGCCCTGCCCGGCATCTGCGAGCGGCACGCGCAACACCTATTGCGTGTCGCGGCGATGGCGCCGCGGGTGGTCGTCGCCGACATCCAGCACGAGCGGGTCGGCGACGCGACGGTGCTGACCGCGGTGATCGAGAACCGCGGCTATCTCCCGACGCACGGCGTGCACGCGGCCAAGGACCACCCCTTCGCCGAGCCGCTCTGGGCCGACGTGATCTGCGAGGATGGCCTGACGCTCGCGCACGACGACGAAGCCCACCGCGAGGTCGGTCACCTCGAGGGCTGGGGCCGGGGTCGCTTCGACTCGAGCCAGGCGATCTTCTTCCAGCGGAGCGAGGGCAGCGTCAGCCGCAGGAAGCTGCGATGGACCCTGCACGGGAGCGGCGCGCTCACCCTCGTGATCGGCGGCTGCCGGACGGGCTGGATCGAGCAGCGCGTCACGATCGGCGAAGCCGCGACCTGA
- a CDS encoding TIGR01777 family oxidoreductase: MAQTFVARSPIHAPADQVFAFHERPGAFQRLTPPYEQVEVVRREGSIRDGDRTVLRMKVGPLSQRWIAEHHGYEPGHQFVDVQVKGPFAAWAHTHRVEPAGAERSTMIDEVEYALPLGFLGRAFGGRMVERRLQRMFAYRHEVLAHDARLHAIAGARRLRVAISGASGLIGTSLRALLETGGHEVLPLVRREAGEGEIRWDPAAGELDRAALSGVDAVVHLAGENIAQRWTDDARARIRESRVKGTALLAEAIASLDAPPKTFVSGSAVGFYGDAGRASVDERSASGEGFLAEVCRAWEEASHPARDVGVRVVNARMGVVLSPAGGALAKMKLPFSLGLGGPVGDGSQMMSWVSIDDAVGALYYMLLEESLEGPVNVTAPVAVDNAAFTDTLGRVLHRPTPFFVPAPAVKLALGEMGQATLLEGQRVLPSRLEAAGYPFAHRTLEPALRHVLGKPA; this comes from the coding sequence ATGGCCCAGACCTTCGTCGCGCGCTCGCCCATTCACGCTCCGGCCGACCAGGTCTTCGCGTTCCACGAGCGCCCGGGCGCGTTCCAGCGCCTGACCCCGCCCTACGAGCAGGTGGAGGTGGTGCGGCGCGAGGGATCCATCCGCGACGGGGATCGGACCGTGCTGCGCATGAAGGTCGGCCCTCTGAGCCAGCGATGGATCGCCGAGCACCACGGCTACGAGCCCGGCCACCAGTTCGTCGACGTGCAGGTGAAGGGGCCCTTCGCGGCGTGGGCGCACACGCACCGCGTGGAGCCCGCGGGCGCCGAGCGCTCGACGATGATCGACGAGGTCGAGTACGCGCTGCCGCTCGGGTTCCTGGGCCGGGCGTTCGGGGGCCGCATGGTGGAGCGCCGGCTGCAGCGCATGTTCGCCTACCGGCACGAGGTCCTCGCCCACGACGCGCGCCTGCACGCGATCGCGGGCGCGCGGCGGCTGCGCGTGGCCATCAGCGGCGCGTCCGGCCTGATCGGGACGAGCCTGCGCGCCCTGCTCGAGACGGGCGGGCACGAGGTGCTGCCGCTGGTGCGACGCGAGGCGGGAGAGGGCGAGATCCGCTGGGACCCCGCGGCCGGCGAGCTCGACCGGGCCGCGCTGTCCGGGGTGGACGCGGTCGTGCATCTGGCGGGCGAGAACATCGCCCAGCGCTGGACCGACGACGCCAGGGCGCGCATCCGCGAGAGCCGCGTGAAGGGGACCGCGCTCCTCGCGGAGGCGATCGCCTCGCTCGACGCGCCCCCGAAGACCTTCGTCAGCGGCTCGGCGGTCGGGTTCTATGGCGACGCGGGCCGCGCCTCGGTCGATGAGCGCAGCGCCTCGGGGGAGGGCTTCCTGGCCGAGGTCTGCCGCGCCTGGGAGGAGGCGAGCCATCCCGCCCGCGACGTCGGCGTGCGCGTGGTGAACGCGCGCATGGGCGTGGTGCTCAGCCCCGCGGGCGGCGCGCTCGCCAAGATGAAGCTGCCCTTCAGCCTCGGCCTCGGCGGGCCCGTCGGCGACGGCTCCCAGATGATGAGCTGGGTGAGCATCGACGACGCGGTGGGCGCCCTCTATTACATGCTGCTCGAGGAGTCGCTCGAGGGCCCGGTCAACGTCACCGCCCCGGTCGCGGTGGACAACGCGGCCTTCACCGACACACTGGGCCGCGTGCTGCACCGCCCGACCCCGTTCTTCGTCCCCGCGCCCGCCGTGAAGCTGGCCCTCGGCGAGATGGGTCAGGCGACCCTGCTCGAGGGGCAGCGCGTATTGCCGTCGCGCCTGGAGGCAGCGGGTTATCCCTTCGCCCACCGCACGCTCGAGCCTGCGCTGCGCCACGTCCTCGGCAAGCCCGCCTGA